The DNA segment CTTCCTGAGACGCAGGAGAACGTGCGCCTGGCGGGGGGTAGGCGCCGGATCTTCGACCTCGCCGACGCCGATCACATGCTGGAGGGCGGAAGAGTGGTCCCGCGGCCAGCCTCGTTGGCGAAGATCCTGCGCGACTTCGAACGGGCTCCGGTGCTGCATACGCAGTCCGCTGTGCTCCCCCAATTGGTTTTCGGCCTGCTCCATCCCGTAAGGGCCTGGCGCGAGCTGCGGGGGATGACGGGGTATTGGCTGAGCAAGATATCCGGCGCGGGCTCGCAGCCTGCCGAGCAGGATTGATCCATGCGCATTGGGCAGAACCCGGCCAAGTTCGTCCAGGATGTTGCCCGACCAAGAGGGGTGACGGTCGCCGTCCTGACCTATGCCCCGTTCCTGAGCGGCTACTTCGCTCAAAGCCTCGAGGTCATCCGGGCCTGCCTCGACAGTCTGTGGCGAACAACGGATGTCGAACACGATCTGCTGGTGTTTGACAACGGCAGCTGTGAGGAGGTTCAGTCCTTCCTCCGAGATGCGTTCGCAGATCGGCGAATCCAGATGCTCTGGCTCTGCGGCAGCAACCTTGGAAAGGGAGGCGCCTGGAACATCCTATTCCAGGCAGCTCCAGGCGAGGTACTTGCCTACACCGACAGCGATGCGCTGTTTGCGCCAAACTGGCTTTCTCAATCCATCCGCATCTTGCAGGCCTTCCCGAAGGTGGGGATGGTAACCAGTAGACCTTTCCGTACCCCGGAGGCTTTCCTTTCCTCGACGATTGGCTGGGCGGAGAACACCCCCGGTGTCCGACTCGAACGCGGGCAGTTCATTCCCTGGGAAGTGTTCAGGGATTTCGACCTCAGTCTGGGTCAAGAGGAAGCCCACATCCGACAGCGCTACGACTCGACGCAGGATGTTCGCCTTACCTACCAGGGCGTGAGCGCGCATGCCGGAGCTTCCCACTGGCAGTTCGTCGCCTACAAGTCGGTCTTGCAGCAGTTCCTTCCATTCGAGATGGATCGCCCGATGGGCCAGGTTCGCCAGCTCGATCAGCGAGTGAATGAAGCAGGGTACCTGCGCCTGATGACCTGTGAACCTCTGGCGATGAACATGAGCAACACCCCGGTGGTGGATGCGGCGGCGTTGCGCGCCGACGGGCCAGTGGCAGGAACGCCTCGCCGCAGGCTGCTTCGGTTCCCTCCCCTCCGCCGGCTCCTGTTGGGGATTCATGACCGGATCTTCCGTTGGTACTATGCCCGCTAGCGGCGAGCTTGCTCCATCGGTCTCCAGGCGCACGGTCTTCGTTGTCGCCGATCACGGTCTGGCCCTGGTCTACTTTCTTCAAAGCGACGTCGTCGACACCCTCCTGTCCGCCGGACATCGTGTCGTCCTGCTCACCGATGATGGCCTGGTGGGGCAGATCGCGGGCAAGTTCGAACGCCCAGGCCTAGTCGTTGAAGGACTGCGGCTGTCGCAGGCCCATGCCTATGCTGCTGGCGTGGATCCGGAACGCCAGTGGTGGCTGCACTTCCTGCGCCGAGTGGGAAGCTCACGATCCATCAACACCCAGGCCATGGACAGCTATATCGAACAGGTAGCCGTCGAGGAGCCCAATCGACGTCGGGTGCTGATGCCGCTCGCTTGGCTATTGATCGGTATTCTGCGTCGCTCCTCGCGGGCCAGGCGTCGCCTGGTGCGGGCACAGATGCGCTACACCCCGAGCCTCTACGACGACCTGTTGGATCGATATCGTCCGTCGCTGGTCGTTGCCAGCACGGCCGGCTGGAGGCTGGACCGCTACCTCCTGCGGGAGGCGGCAGCTCGCGGGATCCGGACCGCGGCCGCGATTGTGGGTTGGGATAACCCAAGCAGCTACAGCCTCTCCGGTGCCCGAATCGACCATGTGACCTGCTGGTCGGACCAACAGGTGACGGAGCTCGTGCAAGGTTCCGACTGGCCGCCAGAGCGTGTGCATGTTGGCGGTATTCCGTCGTATGACGGGTACTTTCGCAAAGCATGGTTGCTGCCTAGGGTGGAGTACTTTGCCCAGCATGGTCTGGATCCCAACCGAAAGCTGCTCTGCTATGCGTGCTCTTTCGTGAGCTTCTCCCCCAACTACCAGAATGTAGAGGCCCTGGCGCGTCTGGTTCGGGAAGACGCTCTTGGGGAGCCATGCCAACTGCTGGTCCGCCTTCATCCCAACCACTTCATGGACAACCACCTGTTTGCCGGCGAGAGGGAACGTATCCAGGCCTTGGCCCGTGCCGCTTCGCACGTACAGGTTGTGCAGCCAGTGCCGCTGGGCGGCGAACTCGGCTACTACTCCGGGGAGGACATGCCGGAGAAGACGTCCATGATGGCGTATGCCGACGTGTTCTTGACGGTTTATTCGACGATGGTGGTCGAAGCCGCGATCCATGACCGGCCCATTGTGAGTGTCTGCCTTGACGCTCCGAAGGGCTGGGACACTCCGCGCAAATACTCTCTGCCCCTGTCCAGGATCGGCGACTGGCCGACGCATGATCGCTTCCGTGAAGCCCAGGCCGGGACTGTGGCGCTGGACGAAGCCCAACTCCGCCGGGCGATCCAGGCAGGGCTTGCATATCCTGGCGGGCAACGTGACGCCCGGCAGGCCTTCCTGCGCCAGG comes from the Anaerolineales bacterium genome and includes:
- a CDS encoding glycosyltransferase family 2 protein, which produces MRIGQNPAKFVQDVARPRGVTVAVLTYAPFLSGYFAQSLEVIRACLDSLWRTTDVEHDLLVFDNGSCEEVQSFLRDAFADRRIQMLWLCGSNLGKGGAWNILFQAAPGEVLAYTDSDALFAPNWLSQSIRILQAFPKVGMVTSRPFRTPEAFLSSTIGWAENTPGVRLERGQFIPWEVFRDFDLSLGQEEAHIRQRYDSTQDVRLTYQGVSAHAGASHWQFVAYKSVLQQFLPFEMDRPMGQVRQLDQRVNEAGYLRLMTCEPLAMNMSNTPVVDAAALRADGPVAGTPRRRLLRFPPLRRLLLGIHDRIFRWYYAR